The Prochlorococcus sp. MIT 1341 genomic interval AGTTCACCTGAAAATCTCCAAACTCTGGTTTTGTGGCTGGCACTAATTGAGGGTCTAACAAGAAACCTGAAATGCTAGACGTTACAGAGGATTCCGACTCTGCAATAATCTTTTTCAGAGCCATTCGAATTCTGGTTTCTATTTGATGAGAGATAGAAAGCATTAGCGTTTTAGAAATAAAGAATTGGAATCGGCGCTAGAAAGAGGTGACAGCACAAGGCAACAACATCAAACATTCTTTTCAAAGCGCAAGCTGAAATCAAGCCAAGTGCTTTTGGTAATTGATGCACTGCTCGAAATAAAGTCAACACCTGTAGATGCATATTCCTTCAAAGTAGTTGGGTTAACACCCGATGCCTCAAGAACAATCCGGCCAGGTCCTCCCTCCTTCATAAGTGCTGACGCTAGCTCCCGAAGTCGAGGAACCAGAATCCTTAACTCAGAAAGAGAAAACTCATCAAGTAGTACACCATCAACACCAAGGCAAACAGCTTCCTCTGCCTGTATTGAAGTCTCTGCTTCAACAATCAAGCTAGATGGCCAAGGCAATGTTGACCTAACAGCTCGTACTGCAGCTTCAATTCCTCCTGACCAAGCGATATGGTTTTCTTTCAGCATTGCAGCATCATCTAAACCAAGACGATGATTAACACCGCCTCCACAACGCACCGCATATTTTTCCAATACACGCAATCCGGGCGTAGTCTTTCTAGTGTCTACAAGCTTCACAGAAGTACCATTCAACTCTGCTACTAAGGATGCTGTAGCAGTAGCTATACCCGATAGATGCATCGCAAGGTTTAACGCTGTTCTTTCTCCTGCTAAAAGACTCATGGCAGGTCCCTCTAGTTCTAATAATTTTTGTCCGCTTGCAATAGTTTCTCCATCCAAAACTAGCTGACGAGTGTTAACCAAACCATCTAGTCGCTGAAACACTCGTTCAACTAAAGGTCCCCCACAAAAGATTCCTGATTGCTTGGCTATTAAATTTGCTTTGCCATAACCCTGATTAGTTGCACTAGCTGTTAAATCACCACGTCCTAGATCCTCCTCTAGGAAAGTGTCCAAAAGACGATTAATCCATGGAGAGACGAAATCCAAAACGCAAATTCAAGTATAAATTCTGGCTAAAGCCTATTCATAACTCTACCTAACCAAGAAAAATGCTGATCTTATTTACCGATACAAAACCGTGAAAAGATTCGATCAAGTACAGCCTCCGTTACTTCCTCGCCCAAAACCTCTCCCAAGCTATGAATTGCATCACGCAAATCAATAGTCCAAAAATCCCACGGCAGCTTCTCATTCGCAACCTCCTGAACACGGGCCAATGCTGCAAGAGCTGCTAATGCAAGATCCCGTTGTCGTTCATTAAGCGAAATTATCAAATTTTCGGTGTCAGTAGCACCACAAACTTTTAAAATTGCTTGAATTACATTCTCCTCACCAGCTCCTGTAAGAGAACTCATAATCACATTAGGAGAACTTTCTTCATGACAAGAAGAACTATGGTGCCGATTATCAGAATCCAAAAGATCCGCCTTGTTACCAATTAGAAGGCGTGGGATATCAGCTGGAATCTTTTCTAATAACTGAGAATCTGCCTTAGTCCAACCAACCCCTAAATCAAATACCAACAAAACAACATCTGCTCCTAGCAAGACTTCATAGCTACGATCAATCCCAAGGTTTTCTAATGAATCCTTTGTTTCATGAATACCTGCTGTATCTATCAAAGTAATTGGAACACCATTTAAATCCAACGAGCTTTCTAATAGATCTCTTGTTGTACCTGGTAAGTCAGAAACAATTGCTTTGTTATGGCCACTTAATCGATTAAGTAAAGAACTTTTCCCAACATTTGGGCGACCAATTAAAGCAACTCGAAGTCCTTTTCGAAACACAAGACCTCTTTCTGAGTCTTGAATTAATTGTCTTAATTCCAAAGAAACTGTTTGAAGTTCATTGAGAACCAAAGCACTATCCAATTTCGGCAAATCCTCTTCAAAATCTACACGTGCATCTAATTCACTCAGTTGATCTAACAACCTTTTTCTAAGTAGCGTTATACGACGCTGGATGCCTCCGTCCAATCCCTTCATTGCTAACTGAGCCGCTCTACGACTTCGAGCAGAAATAAGTTCATTTATTGCCTCAGCACTAGTGAGATCTAGTCTTCCGTTTAGAACAGCACGTTGACTAAACTCCCCAGCCATAGCCCTACGTATACCTGGTTGCGAAAGCACCCGACCCAACACACGCTGTACAGATATCAAACCTCCATGGCAATGAATCTCCACAACATCCTCACCTGTAAAACTTCGCGGAGCCTTCATGACTAAAATCAAAACCTCATCCAAACGTTCTGTAGGACTTTCACCCAATACATACCCATAAAGAATGCGATGACTTTCCCAAAGCTGAGTCCCGGGAATGGAAACAACATTCTTAACAACACTCTCGGCATCTGGCCCAGAGACCCTCACAATGGCAACCCCTCCTTGAGCGGGAGCTACTGCAGTTACAACAGCTGCAATAGTTTCATGATCAAAGGTTGATAAAGAAGACATTGGCATGAAACCCTACTCACTCTCTACGATCGTCTGCATCGTTCAACAATCGTATCTCTGAGATTGCTTAACATTAAATTCCTACGGCAACCAAAAAAAAAGTTGTCCAAGTCACTTAGATGGATCTGGCACCATAAAGGTTCTGCTGGCGAACGTGCAAAAGGACTTGCAGTAGGCGTATTTAGCGGATGTTTCCCATTCTTTGGATTACAGACACTTTTAGGCATCAGTCTTGCGAGTGTTATCAAAGGCAACCACCTCCTAGCAGCTATAGGAACATGGATTAGCAATCCATTCACTTATCTTCCTCTATATTGGATGAATTATTATGTTGGATCAACACTTATAGGCAAACAAGAAAACTTTCCCAATATAAGCAACCTCGACTCACAAGAAGTTTGGTCACAAAGTCTAAGTTTTATTGTTAGGGTAATTTTAGGCTCTTTCATTGTTGGAGGTATTGCGGGAACTCTTTCTGGGGCTATCTACTACCACATCCTAAAGAAGTTGAGTCGAAGTGCTAAATAGATATTCAGCGTATAATCTTAATCAAGATAAAGACAGTCCTATTGTCCATAATTTACTTTAAAAGACCCTTATCATCTCTAACTAAGCATAAAAAGAAGTGCAACCATAACTGATTGGAAGTACTTACAAAGCTTATCAACAGACACTCTGATTGATTTCTTGCCTATTCCAATTAAGAATTCTGATCCAAATCTTAGAAAAAGAATAAACAAATGATTGATCAAAAGATCAATCATTTGTTTATTGCGAAGTTGAACAAAACTTTTAATCTACAACGTATCTATCCCAAGCCAATACGTGCAATATCTAGGACATCAGCCATTGATCTAATTTGTTCAACTGTTTTAGAAAGTTGGGAAGAACTTTTCAATTCTACCCGCAAATCAATACAAGCTGGCTTGCCATATGCGGTCTTTACGCGTGCATCACTAACATTAATCCCACTATCTGATAAACGCATCAAAATATCCTTTAGAATACCTACACGATCAATGACTTCGATTCGTAACTGTACTGGAAATCGTTGTGATTCATAGACTGTCCTCTGATTCCAACGAACAGGTAACCTCCTCTCACTCGGTGTAGATGACACATTGGAGCAATCCTGACGATGAATCGTAATGCCGTGGTTACCTAAAGCCACAGTTCCTACAATTGCTTCTCCAGGGAGAGGACTACAACAACCACCTAGACGGTATTCCAGTCCTTCAATACCTATAATTGGCTCACCCTCTCTATGAGACGTCTTCGAGGGGTTTAACTCATTCTTGGTAACTATACTTCGTGCAACATCGTAATTAGTTTCTAAATGGTCAGGAACTAAATTCTGTAGACGTACCTCCTCTCTCAATCGATTAAGAACTTGCTGCAATGTTAAGGCTCCAAACCCTAAAGCAGCTAATAAATCATCTGTGGTTTGCAAATTACAGCGCTCAGCCACTCTGGTCATTGCCTCACTACTAAGTAAGGCGTCAAAACCATTTCGTCCCAACTCTCTCTCCAATAACTCCTTTCCTCTTTGAATTGTTTCATCTCGATGGCTTCTCTTGTACCACTGCCGTATACGATTACGAGCAGTTGGTGTCGCAACAAAATTCAGCCAATCCAAACTTGGATGGGCCGTTTTACTCGTTAATACATTTACAAAATCACCATTTTGCAAGGGTGTTGATAAAGGACAAAGTCGATCATTAATCCTCGTTCCATGGCAATGATTACCAACTTCCGAGTGAATCCTATAAGCAAAATCTACAGCAGTTGATCCCTTTCGAAGGCCTACAACATCACCTTTTGGAGTAAACACAAAAACCTCTTCATCAAAAAGATCTTCCTTGATTGAAGCCAGATAATCATTATGGTCATCATTACCTCCTTCTTGTTGCCACTCAACTAACTGACGTAACCAATTAAAGCGCTCTGCATCTCCAGAAGCTGGCGATCCACCCTCTTTATACTTCCAATGCGCAGCAATGCCAAACTCTGCAACCCTATGCATTTCTGGAGTCCGAATCTGAACTTCAATTGGCCTATGTCTACCAATAACAGCTGTATGGAGCGACTGATAGCCATTCGGTTTAGGTAAACCAATGTAATCCTTAAAACGACCTGGGATAGGGCGAAAAGTATCATGAACGACCGCCAATGCTCGATAACAAGCCTCTACAGAGGGCGCAAGTATGCGAAGAGCTGCAACATCAAATATTTCATGAAATGCCTTTTGTTGACGTTGCATCTTGCTCCAAATTCCATAAAGATGTTTTGGCCGGCCACTAATCTCGCAATTTCCAAGATCCATAGATCTCAAACGATCACTTAACAAGTTCACAGTTACCTTCAAGCGATCTTCTCGCTCACTGCGCTTAGTAGAAACTTGTTGTTGAATCTCACGAAAATCATCAGGTTCAAGCAATTTGAATGCCAAATCCTCCAATTCCCATTTGAAGCGACCTATACCTAAGCGATTAGCTAAGTGAGCATAAATTTCTCTAGTTTCACGTGCTATTCGCTGCTGCTTATCAGATTGAAGAGAAGAAATAGTGCGCATGTTATGGAGCCTATCTGCCAATTTCACCAAAACAACCCTGATATCACTTGCCATTGCCAAGAACATTTTGCGAAGATTTTCAGCCTGAGCTTCTGTCCGATTCGTGAAGTGAATTCCTCCTAGTTTTGTCACTCCTTCCACTAAGCCACGTACTTCAATTCCAAAATATGCTTCTAACTGCTCTGGAGTAACGTCCGTATCCTCAACGACATCATGCAAAAAACCAGCAGCAATTACTGATGGGCTTGATCCAATATCCCAAAGGAGATCAGCCACTGCAACTGGATGAACTATATAAGGCTCTCCACTGGCTCGAAATTGACCCTCATGAAGCTGAAAAGCAAAGTCAAACGCTGCCGCCAACAAGGCCTCAGAATCCAAAGGGCAGCATTGTCCAACCCTTGGAGGAATTTTCTTAATACAATCTTGTAACCAATTCGGTAGATCAATTCCGTAATCCTCAATTCTCCCCATAGGGGTTGAGCTCACTGAAAGAACCCCACTCAAATCCGAGTCACAAACCTTACTAGCCTGCTTGGGATCAATCTGGGAACTGACGTTAAGCATCCACTAAGCCTGATAATTCCATGGTATTCAGGCCTTATAAGACGTGCTACTCCTATGCCCAATTCTTCGGGGCAGGTTCTTCAGCTGAAACACTTGCGTATCGCTTATCCATCCAGCAATACTTGGATATTGAATGGGCTAAACCTTGAGCTTTCTGCAGGAGAAAAGATCGCTCTAGTAGGAGGATCAGGATGTGGAAAAAGTACGGTAGCAAAAGCTTCAATACAACTTCTCCCAGCCAAAAGCATTTGTGAAGGTGAAATATTCCTTGGAGGTAAAGATCCTCGTCAACTTACAGAACAGAAACTTAGAGAATTGCGAGCAAAAACTGTAGGGCTGATTTTTCAAGATCCAATGACTCGTTTAAACCCCCTAATCAAAGTGGGAGATCATTTACTTGACACCCTCCAAGCTTTCCAACCCAGAAGCAACTCCAAACAAAGAAAAGAAAAAGCCGAAGAACTCTTAGAGAGAGTAGGCATTGATCCCAAAAGATTTAATGCCTACCCTCATGAACTAAGTGGAGGTATGCGTCAACGACTAGGAATTGCTTTAGCAATAGCACTCAATCCTCCTTTAATCATCGCTGATGAACCAACTACAAGCCTAGATGTTGCAGTAGCTAATCAAATAATGGGTCAATTAAATGACCTTTGTGAGGAAATGGGTGTTGCCCTCTTGCTAATAAGCCATGACCTTGCCTTAGCAGCCCGCTGGTGTAAAAAGATCGCAATCCTGTACAAAGGTCAAATAGTTGAACAAGGGCCTTGCAAAGAAATACTGAGCCAACCTAAATCAGAAATTGGCAAAAGAATGGTAGAAGCAGCGCGTGAAAAAGAGGCGTTAATTAATCCATCTCAATGCCAGAAATCAATTGTCCTAGAAATAAATAATTTGCGTTGTTGGCATAGAGAGCGCGGGCTCCCATGGAGCAAAAATTGGATCAAGGCAATAAATGGAATTAGTTTTTCATTGCACACCGGTGAAAGTATTGGAATTGTTGGAAAGTCAGGATGTGGGAAAAGCACTTTATGCAGGGCTTTGATGGGGCTAATCCCTGTGCGGGGTGGACTGATAAAACTAAATGGTTGCACAATTCTGAATTTAAAAGGTAAAGATTTTTACAAACAAAGAGAACAAATTCAAATGGTTTTTCAAGATCCATATGCTTGCCTTAACCCAAAAATGACTGTTGGCGAAGCGATAGCAGATCCCTTACTAATTCATAGAATCTGTAACAAGTCAAATGCAAAAGAAATATCTTTAAAACTCCTGCAAAAAGTAGGGCTTAACCCTCCCGAGAATTTTCAAAATAGATTACCAAATCAGCTCTCTGGCGGTCAGCAGCAGAGAGTTGCTATAGCTAGAGCTATAGCCTTAAAACCAAAAGTTCTTATTTGTGATGAAAGCGTAAGCATGTTGGATCCAGAAATTCAAGCTGAGGTTCTGTCCCTGCTTAAACAGTTACAACAGAATCTAGGAATAGGGATAATTTTTATTACGCATGATTTACAGATTGCATCACGTTTCTGTCAGAAAATAATCGTATTGGATCAAGGCAAAGTAATTGAAGAAGGGTTGCCAGAAAAGGTCTTTAATGAACCTGTTTCCCGAGTCACAAAATCTCTTGTCAAATCTTGTCCAAGGTTACCAACGTCAAGATAAATGATCTAATCTTCTGCGCAAAACAGATAATAACTGAGTAAAAGATGGTGGCAATGGAGCATTAAACTCCAGCCTTGTTCCTGTAACAGGATGTTCCAAGCCGAGGTGAATTGCATGCAATGCCTGGCCAGGTAGATCAACAGGAAGTTTTTTACAACGGCTATAAATAGGGTCGCCCACAATGGGATGGCCTTGGTGCAAGCAATGAACTCGTATTTGATGCGTGCGGCCAGTATCTAACTTAAAGCTCAGCAATGAATAATCCCCTAGACGTTCTTTTAAACGCCAATTTGTGCAGGCATGTCTTCCATTCTGATCGGAAACAACAGCATATTTCTTTCTATCAACTGGATGCCTCCCGATAGGACCAATGATTATTCCTTCTTCACCTTTAGGTACACCATGAACCACAGCAAGATAATTACGTGATGCAATACGAGTTTGAATCTGCTTTTGCAAACTCACCAAAGATTCCTGATTCTTAGCAATAACAATGCAACCTGTTGTATCCTTATCAAGACGATGAACTATGCCGGGCCTAAGTTTTCCATTAATCCCTGGTAGGTCTCTACAATGATGTAAAACACCATTCACTAAAGTGCCATCTTTATTACCCGGTGCTGGGTGAACAGTTAGGCCTGAAGGTTTATTGATAACAATCAAATGTTCATCTTCAAATAGGATATTTAGTTGCATTTTTTCTGGCTTTAAATATGGCAAAGGCTCAGGAGGTGGAATCCATAAAAGAACCTCATCATCTTTTCTTAGAGGTGTTTTAGAAAGTCCCTTATTTCCATTAACACGAACATATCCTGCATCAATAAATTTCTGTATGCGACTACGACTTTGTTCTTGTCTTTGGCTAACCAACCAACGGTCAAGTCTCATTGGCAATGGTCTGAGATAAATAAGCTTGACCAGCTCTCCTTCTCCTTCTCCAAACTCAGGTGTTTTCTCCTCAAGCTTCATGGGAGCTCCAAGGAAATCAAACCCAAATGCGATTTTCGAAAATCATCCAAAACCCTTTGCGCCATCCTCTCAATCTGCCCTGAGGTATTTCTTTGTGCCAAAAGGCTCAACCACTTCAAACATTCATCGGGTTCTGTTGGAAAAGGTATTCCGTAACGGGTATGCAAAATCTGATTAGAAACCTCAACCTTGTTTTCTAACAAAGCCAGCATTTTCAAAAACTCAACTGCAACAACTTGAACGTCATATGCTCCCATCCCAATATCATCACAAATAGCAAGCAATAAAGCCGATTTCTGATTATCTAATCTTGGGGGTAATACTCCAGGAGCATCAAGCAAATCTAAATCTTGGCCAACTCTGACCCAACGTAAAGTCCTTGTAACACCAGCGCGCCTAGCGCTCGCAACAATCTTCTGACGCACCAATCTATTAATCAAAGCAGACTTGCCAACATTTGGAAAACCCAAAACGAGAGCGCGTACTGGCCGAATACGCATCCCCCTCGAAAGACGACGCTGATTGAGATGATCCCCAGCACGAATTGCAGCTTGCTGAATCTGCTTAACACCGGTACCTCTTTTCGCATCGCACCACCATGGTGTCTGGCCTTGATCCCTAAACCATTTATCCCATGAATGCATGGCTTCTCCAGAAACCATGTCACGTCGATTAATCACTAATAGATGCTGCTTACCCTGTATCCACTTCTTGAGATGCGGATGAGAAGTGGATACAGGAATCCTTGCATCACGTACTTCAATCACCAAATCAACTTTATCCAGTCCATTGGTTAATTGTTGCTCTGCTTTAGCTATATGGCCTGGATA includes:
- a CDS encoding RluA family pseudouridine synthase, with amino-acid sequence MKLEEKTPEFGEGEGELVKLIYLRPLPMRLDRWLVSQRQEQSRSRIQKFIDAGYVRVNGNKGLSKTPLRKDDEVLLWIPPPEPLPYLKPEKMQLNILFEDEHLIVINKPSGLTVHPAPGNKDGTLVNGVLHHCRDLPGINGKLRPGIVHRLDKDTTGCIVIAKNQESLVSLQKQIQTRIASRNYLAVVHGVPKGEEGIIIGPIGRHPVDRKKYAVVSDQNGRHACTNWRLKERLGDYSLLSFKLDTGRTHQIRVHCLHQGHPIVGDPIYSRCKKLPVDLPGQALHAIHLGLEHPVTGTRLEFNAPLPPSFTQLLSVLRRRLDHLS
- a CDS encoding RelA/SpoT family protein; the protein is MGRIEDYGIDLPNWLQDCIKKIPPRVGQCCPLDSEALLAAAFDFAFQLHEGQFRASGEPYIVHPVAVADLLWDIGSSPSVIAAGFLHDVVEDTDVTPEQLEAYFGIEVRGLVEGVTKLGGIHFTNRTEAQAENLRKMFLAMASDIRVVLVKLADRLHNMRTISSLQSDKQQRIARETREIYAHLANRLGIGRFKWELEDLAFKLLEPDDFREIQQQVSTKRSEREDRLKVTVNLLSDRLRSMDLGNCEISGRPKHLYGIWSKMQRQQKAFHEIFDVAALRILAPSVEACYRALAVVHDTFRPIPGRFKDYIGLPKPNGYQSLHTAVIGRHRPIEVQIRTPEMHRVAEFGIAAHWKYKEGGSPASGDAERFNWLRQLVEWQQEGGNDDHNDYLASIKEDLFDEEVFVFTPKGDVVGLRKGSTAVDFAYRIHSEVGNHCHGTRINDRLCPLSTPLQNGDFVNVLTSKTAHPSLDWLNFVATPTARNRIRQWYKRSHRDETIQRGKELLERELGRNGFDALLSSEAMTRVAERCNLQTTDDLLAALGFGALTLQQVLNRLREEVRLQNLVPDHLETNYDVARSIVTKNELNPSKTSHREGEPIIGIEGLEYRLGGCCSPLPGEAIVGTVALGNHGITIHRQDCSNVSSTPSERRLPVRWNQRTVYESQRFPVQLRIEVIDRVGILKDILMRLSDSGINVSDARVKTAYGKPACIDLRVELKSSSQLSKTVEQIRSMADVLDIARIGLG
- the ylqF gene encoding ribosome biogenesis GTPase YlqF; the encoded protein is MSFPTIQWYPGHIAKAEQQLTNGLDKVDLVIEVRDARIPVSTSHPHLKKWIQGKQHLLVINRRDMVSGEAMHSWDKWFRDQGQTPWWCDAKRGTGVKQIQQAAIRAGDHLNQRRLSRGMRIRPVRALVLGFPNVGKSALINRLVRQKIVASARRAGVTRTLRWVRVGQDLDLLDAPGVLPPRLDNQKSALLLAICDDIGMGAYDVQVVAVEFLKMLALLENKVEVSNQILHTRYGIPFPTEPDECLKWLSLLAQRNTSGQIERMAQRVLDDFRKSHLGLISLELP
- the nadC gene encoding carboxylating nicotinate-nucleotide diphosphorylase, giving the protein MDFVSPWINRLLDTFLEEDLGRGDLTASATNQGYGKANLIAKQSGIFCGGPLVERVFQRLDGLVNTRQLVLDGETIASGQKLLELEGPAMSLLAGERTALNLAMHLSGIATATASLVAELNGTSVKLVDTRKTTPGLRVLEKYAVRCGGGVNHRLGLDDAAMLKENHIAWSGGIEAAVRAVRSTLPWPSSLIVEAETSIQAEEAVCLGVDGVLLDEFSLSELRILVPRLRELASALMKEGGPGRIVLEASGVNPTTLKEYASTGVDFISSSASITKSTWLDFSLRFEKNV
- the mnmE gene encoding tRNA uridine-5-carboxymethylaminomethyl(34) synthesis GTPase MnmE, whose amino-acid sequence is MSSLSTFDHETIAAVVTAVAPAQGGVAIVRVSGPDAESVVKNVVSIPGTQLWESHRILYGYVLGESPTERLDEVLILVMKAPRSFTGEDVVEIHCHGGLISVQRVLGRVLSQPGIRRAMAGEFSQRAVLNGRLDLTSAEAINELISARSRRAAQLAMKGLDGGIQRRITLLRKRLLDQLSELDARVDFEEDLPKLDSALVLNELQTVSLELRQLIQDSERGLVFRKGLRVALIGRPNVGKSSLLNRLSGHNKAIVSDLPGTTRDLLESSLDLNGVPITLIDTAGIHETKDSLENLGIDRSYEVLLGADVVLLVFDLGVGWTKADSQLLEKIPADIPRLLIGNKADLLDSDNRHHSSSCHEESSPNVIMSSLTGAGEENVIQAILKVCGATDTENLIISLNERQRDLALAALAALARVQEVANEKLPWDFWTIDLRDAIHSLGEVLGEEVTEAVLDRIFSRFCIGK
- a CDS encoding DUF2062 domain-containing protein, which codes for MSKSLRWIWHHKGSAGERAKGLAVGVFSGCFPFFGLQTLLGISLASVIKGNHLLAAIGTWISNPFTYLPLYWMNYYVGSTLIGKQENFPNISNLDSQEVWSQSLSFIVRVILGSFIVGGIAGTLSGAIYYHILKKLSRSAK
- a CDS encoding ABC transporter ATP-binding protein: MPNSSGQVLQLKHLRIAYPSSNTWILNGLNLELSAGEKIALVGGSGCGKSTVAKASIQLLPAKSICEGEIFLGGKDPRQLTEQKLRELRAKTVGLIFQDPMTRLNPLIKVGDHLLDTLQAFQPRSNSKQRKEKAEELLERVGIDPKRFNAYPHELSGGMRQRLGIALAIALNPPLIIADEPTTSLDVAVANQIMGQLNDLCEEMGVALLLISHDLALAARWCKKIAILYKGQIVEQGPCKEILSQPKSEIGKRMVEAAREKEALINPSQCQKSIVLEINNLRCWHRERGLPWSKNWIKAINGISFSLHTGESIGIVGKSGCGKSTLCRALMGLIPVRGGLIKLNGCTILNLKGKDFYKQREQIQMVFQDPYACLNPKMTVGEAIADPLLIHRICNKSNAKEISLKLLQKVGLNPPENFQNRLPNQLSGGQQQRVAIARAIALKPKVLICDESVSMLDPEIQAEVLSLLKQLQQNLGIGIIFITHDLQIASRFCQKIIVLDQGKVIEEGLPEKVFNEPVSRVTKSLVKSCPRLPTSR